The proteins below come from a single Necator americanus strain Aroian chromosome V, whole genome shotgun sequence genomic window:
- a CDS encoding hypothetical protein (NECATOR_CHRV.G17966.T2), which yields MEFEKAWEDRNPRKAYALLKQYSGKMKRCSHVLNTANGVAVGEATLPIWKEHFKTLLNRPAPSAPELEHVHRPTYAVNEEPPTESEVLVCTQKMKNGKSGGDDGISAEMLKYLPPSGIREMTKIIRSTWISERIPDSWRHAIIIPLHKKLSVTDPRNYRGTSLLGVMYKVLERIILDRLIKHREETTRDEQAGFRPGRSTIDQVFIVGRVIEIWQRYSKPM from the coding sequence atggagtttgagaaggcgtgggaggacaggaacccgcggaaagcctacgctctactaaaacagtatagcggcaaaatgaaaagatgttcccatgtcctcaacactgctaatggggtagctgtcggtgaagcaacccttccaatttggaaggaacacttcaagaccttgctgaaccggccagcaccgtcagctcctgaactcgaacacgttcatagaccgacatatgcggttaacgaggagccaccgaccgagtcggaggtcttGGTCTGtactcaaaaaatgaagaatggaaaatctggtggagacgacgggattagcgcagaaatgctaaaatatcttcctccgtctgggattcgtgagatgacaaagatcatccgttcaacaTGGATAagcgaaaggatacctgattcgtggagacacgctatcataattcccctccacaagaagttatccgtcacggacccaaggaattatcgaggaaccTCTTTGCTgggtgttatgtacaaggtactggagcgcattatcctggaccgactcattaaacatcgcgaagaaacaacgcgggacgagcaagctggctttcgtcctggccgatctacgattgaccaggtgttcatcgtcgggagagtgatcgaaatctggcagcggtattcgaagccaatgtaa
- a CDS encoding hypothetical protein (NECATOR_CHRV.G17967.T1), giving the protein MNQRTTAAVRTPAGCTTPFEVVTGVRQGAVAGPFLFNFAIDDIMRRTVDQCPADIVLAPSGYPLTDLEYADDVVIFAESSTKLQHVVNLVSKLAAAYGLRLRPDKCKQMWISSRPRTGIRVDGQPIELVDEFCYLGCTLKNDGSYERDVQQRCAKATSAFNSLTKCLWSTPITNEVKLRVYLSAIRPIMMYGSETWAAPSTVMERLDCTERKLLLGYFWPRVCHNEDLYAEIDVVYRRMTRGKHQHLAPPSKVAKVNRLRFFGHILRRPADRLVQRVLRSSSGSSWKKLPGRKRKFWTDVVKEDLRTLGVERQFRRDVRFRRVWNSDEWIDSVQALAEDREGWAELCSRTAHLGEDAGNRVRR; this is encoded by the coding sequence atgaatcaacgaacaactgctgcagttcgaacaccagccggatgtacaacaccgtttgaagtggtaactggagtaagacaaggggcagtggcaggacctttcctgttcaatttcgcaatcgacgacattatgcgaagaacagtcgaccagtgtcctgctgacattgtcttagcaccatcagggtaccccttgactgacctcgagtacgccgacgatgttgttatattcgcggaaagcagtacgaaacttcaacatgttgtcaaccttgtatcgaaactggctgcagcctatggactacgcctacgccctgataaatgcaagcagatgtggatctcttcgagaccacgaacgggaatcagggtggacggacaaccgatagaactcgtcgatgagttctgttacctaggctgtacgctgaagaacgatggcagctacgagagagatgttcagcaaaggtgcgctaaggccacttctgcatttaactccttaacgaaatgcctgtggtcgacccccatcaccaacgaagtcaagctgcgagtctacctatccgcaattcgccccatcatgatgtacggatcggagacttgggcagcaccatcaacggttatggagaggcttgactgcacggaacgaaagctgctacttggctacttttggcctagggtatgtcacaatgaagatctttacgcagaaattgatgtggtataccggcggatgacacgtggaaaacatcaacatcttgcaccgccatcgaaagtggctaaagtaaatcgtcttcgcttctttggtcatatattaaggagaccggcagatcgccttgttcaacgagttttgaggagttcgtcgggttcgagctggaagaagctacctggccgaaaacggaagttctggactgacgtggtgaaagaggacctgaggacactcggcgtggagaggcagttcaggcgagacgtaaggtttcgcagagtatggaatagcgacgaatggattgattctgtgcaagctctcgcagaagatcgagaaggttgggcagagctgtgttcaaggacggcacacctcggcgaagatgcgggtaatcgcgtcaggcgatga
- a CDS encoding hypothetical protein (NECATOR_CHRV.G17968.T2) has translation MIQSVSCGFHHCNPNKYNTQQFHLCRRFLDPRLIPRYFFWPERVPERGAITMVEHYKKKKERLLQKNSSTSSDNSTSAYSEGKLSPQKGHSSARLSVTKKDKVVNEENKANPHYKSSSSAELKSSNLGE, from the exons ATGATACAAAGCGTTTCTTGCGGATTCCACCATTGCAATC CTAATAAGTACAACACACAACAATTTCACCTATGTCGACGATTTCTGGATCCGAGATTAATTCCACGTTATTTTTTCTGGCCTGAG AGAGTCCCTGAACGTGGTGCTATTACGATGGTGGAGcactataaaaagaaaaaggagcgATTACTGCAAAAG AATTCTTCGACATCAAGTGATAATTCAACTTCTGCGTACTCGGAAGGGAAGCTTAGTCCACAAAAAGGACATTCGTCAGCAAGGCTTTCTGTTACAAAAAAGGACAAGGTGGTCAATGAAGAGAATAAGGCGAATCCCCATTACAAGTCCTCTTCCTCTGCTGAGTTGAAGTCGTCGAACTTGGGCGAATAA
- a CDS encoding hypothetical protein (NECATOR_CHRV.G17968.T1), whose translation MYSALFILLAMIQSVSCGFHHCNPNKYNTQQFHLCRRFLDPRLIPRYFFWPERVPERGAITMVEHYKKKKERLLQKNSSTSSDNSTSAYSEGKLSPQKGHSSARLSVTKKDKVVNEENKANPHYKSSSSAELKSSNLGE comes from the exons ATGTATAGTGCATTGTTTATTCTACTGGCTATGATACAAAGCGTTTCTTGCGGATTCCACCATTGCAATC CTAATAAGTACAACACACAACAATTTCACCTATGTCGACGATTTCTGGATCCGAGATTAATTCCACGTTATTTTTTCTGGCCTGAG AGAGTCCCTGAACGTGGTGCTATTACGATGGTGGAGcactataaaaagaaaaaggagcgATTACTGCAAAAG AATTCTTCGACATCAAGTGATAATTCAACTTCTGCGTACTCGGAAGGGAAGCTTAGTCCACAAAAAGGACATTCGTCAGCAAGGCTTTCTGTTACAAAAAAGGACAAGGTGGTCAATGAAGAGAATAAGGCGAATCCCCATTACAAGTCCTCTTCCTCTGCTGAGTTGAAGTCGTCGAACTTGGGCGAATAA